The DNA segment TGGCGCCTCCGTCTCGAATGAAATCGAGTCGAGTATAAACAATtcgtttaaattttttatattttatttttgtttatacaagTATAAAGTATGcgtgtatatagtatatatatataaattgtatgggtgtgtgttttttttttgctttgctttgccttaACACTTCTATATATCGTGccttaatttattgtttagaTCAAATTCACAGTTTGTGTTGCCGTCCCGCCCCGCTATCTTCCCCAGCCCAATGCTTTATTGCCGCCTGGCGGAGTAACGTCTTCTCCTCAACGAACGCTTTGTGGGCGGATGTGTAAGATGGACCACCTTGGGAGTGGTGCTGGGACGAGTTCGTGGCGTTGTTGGCGCATGAATGTTGCGGGTATAGACCTTAAAGGCCTCCGCATCGTGGGCCACCGTCTTCACTTCCCCGGTGTAGTAATCCTTCACCTTGTACGGATGATTGCGAATGTACTCCAGGGAGCGAAGTATATAGTCGGGTATCTTGGGAATGTGATCCCCAACGGCATAGTATCCCAGCTCATCGGCCACATAGCTAACGCTGACCGGTGTGCCCTCGGGTGAGGTCCAACTGGAGCCACCTTGAACGGCAATGCCGCCTAATCCGGATTGTGTGGCCGCAATGCCATTGGATGTCTCGTAGGCGTAGCGATAGTTGCCATCGGGTTCCACTTGCAGATCGTTGTGCAGTGTCTGCGTATTGCGATCCGAGTCGGGCACATAGAGATTGGCAGCCTCGATGGCGAGCAGCGCAAATGTCAGTTGAAGCTTGAAAAGTGTAGTTTTTTTGACAGGTTAGTTTAATTCCATTTTGTTGAAGTTGAGTGAAGTTGATGAAGCGACACTTCGACACTTACGAACAGATTAAGACACATtttttctctcgtttttttttttttaattcaacaatcTTTGCTAATTATGCTGATTATAATTATAAgcttcttcgtcttcgtttcggtttaatttttagttgttCGGGGGGGGGGAATCTCTTCTCGACTCTCAACTCTCGACACGGTTGTTCGTTCTAGCGCTTGAAATCAACGACTGTTTGGTTGCTTTTGGCATGCTTTCGTTTTTATATCCAATCTGCTCACTGTGattatttttgacattttgttgttgtattttgttctCTGGAAACCCAGTTCcgaaaaaccaacaacaacgatctCTCAgcctgagagagagagagagaggagaacgGAAAGGCGAAGGCGGTAGTTTCGACGTcttcgacgacgacgtcgtcgtctggcgctcgtcatcatcatcttcttGAGCGGcagtcataaattaaatgattttatttttattttcatttaaattgttgttgctctttttcattattttataattattattatttgttttttgttgctgttgctgtctacTATATCATCGCAGAATGGTTTGTCGTTGCACATTTCAGCAAAGAGCCCACATCTCTTCACTAAATAAAGTCATGTAATCGAAATTTGGGTATCGGAATCCGGATCTCACTC comes from the Drosophila sulfurigaster albostrigata strain 15112-1811.04 chromosome 2L, ASM2355843v2, whole genome shotgun sequence genome and includes:
- the LOC133850505 gene encoding pupal cuticle protein, with the translated sequence MCLNLFLQLTFALLAIEAANLYVPDSDRNTQTLHNDLQVEPDGNYRYAYETSNGIAATQSGLGGIAVQGGSSWTSPEGTPVSVSYVADELGYYAVGDHIPKIPDYILRSLEYIRNHPYKVKDYYTGEVKTVAHDAEAFKVYTRNIHAPTTPRTRPSTTPKVVHLTHPPTKRSLRRRRYSARRQ